The proteins below are encoded in one region of Qipengyuania sp. HL-TH1:
- a CDS encoding N-6 DNA methylase, with protein sequence MLGTSPEFSKKRSGAYFTPDSVSATLVSWACQKPSDRMIDPSCGDGAFLAKHRNSVGIEQNPVSAHLAIERAPGALVHEGDFFTWAIETHERFECAAGNPPFIRYQTFKGEMRRRALDLCLDLGARFSGLTSSWAPFLVATAGLLKQGGRMAFVVPAEIGHAPYAAPLLEYLVASFTRVQIVAVRKKLFPDLSEDCWLLYTEGFGGKSEAIEFTIVDEFKSTKAPPKPTIRVNLDEWRSIWNRRLRPYLLPVSVRNLYADTLDDQQARRLADFANVGIGYISGDNNFFHLRPSEAERLSIPDRFLQPAVRNGRAMPERQITKATVESWKRNDDPILLLRLTRDQELPTSIRDYLNSSAGRAARQGYKCRNRAPWYAVPDVQIPDYVLSYMSGRRANLVRNAAGVSCTNSVHSIRIRDKEAAAKYLGQWSSPFVRLSCELEGHALGGGMLKLEPREAGRIVFPAIPTFGKERDEELEDAVKTMQRWRHYAD encoded by the coding sequence ATGTTGGGTACGTCTCCGGAATTTTCAAAGAAGCGGTCAGGGGCCTATTTTACCCCCGACAGCGTCAGCGCGACGCTCGTTTCCTGGGCTTGCCAAAAGCCAAGCGATCGCATGATCGACCCCTCGTGTGGCGATGGCGCATTCTTGGCCAAACACCGCAATAGCGTCGGCATTGAGCAAAACCCGGTATCGGCCCATCTAGCAATCGAGCGTGCTCCAGGCGCGTTGGTCCACGAAGGCGATTTCTTCACTTGGGCAATTGAAACCCATGAGCGCTTCGAATGTGCAGCCGGAAATCCTCCGTTTATTCGCTACCAGACTTTCAAGGGCGAAATGCGACGTCGCGCACTCGATCTTTGCCTTGATCTCGGCGCACGCTTCAGCGGGCTTACCTCATCTTGGGCACCGTTTCTGGTCGCTACTGCGGGTCTCCTGAAACAGGGCGGCCGAATGGCTTTCGTCGTGCCAGCTGAGATTGGCCATGCGCCTTACGCAGCACCGCTTCTCGAATATCTCGTCGCCTCGTTTACCCGAGTGCAGATTGTCGCGGTGCGCAAAAAGCTATTCCCAGATCTCTCGGAAGACTGCTGGTTGCTCTACACCGAGGGCTTCGGCGGCAAGAGCGAAGCTATTGAGTTCACTATTGTCGACGAGTTCAAGTCAACGAAGGCTCCGCCTAAGCCAACAATACGGGTCAATCTCGACGAATGGCGTTCCATCTGGAATCGGCGGCTTCGGCCCTACCTGCTGCCCGTCTCGGTCCGCAATCTTTATGCTGATACGCTCGATGACCAGCAGGCCCGGCGCCTTGCTGACTTCGCGAATGTCGGAATCGGATATATCAGCGGCGACAACAACTTTTTCCATTTGCGGCCTTCGGAAGCGGAGCGACTTAGTATCCCCGACAGGTTTCTGCAGCCAGCAGTTCGCAACGGGCGGGCCATGCCAGAGCGGCAAATCACCAAAGCCACCGTCGAGAGTTGGAAGCGCAATGACGACCCCATATTGTTGCTTCGGCTCACCCGTGATCAGGAGCTGCCGACTTCAATCCGCGATTACCTCAACAGCAGCGCCGGACGAGCTGCGCGACAAGGGTACAAGTGCCGTAATCGCGCGCCTTGGTATGCAGTGCCTGACGTTCAAATCCCCGACTATGTCCTCAGCTATATGTCTGGACGTCGCGCCAATCTTGTTCGCAATGCAGCCGGCGTTTCCTGTACGAACAGCGTTCATTCGATCCGGATCAGGGACAAAGAGGCAGCGGCAAAGTATCTTGGACAATGGTCCTCGCCGTTTGTGCGCCTAAGCTGCGAACTCGAAGGTCACGCGCTAGGCGGCGGAATGCTCAAGCTTGAGCCACGCGAGGCGGGTCGCATCGTCTTCCCTGCTATCCCCACGTTCGGCAAAGAGCGTGACGAAGAACTCGAAGACGCAGTGAAAACAATGCAACGCTGGCGCCACTATGCTGACTGA
- a CDS encoding toll/interleukin-1 receptor domain-containing protein, with product MASLFFSYSHADENLRDQLETQLAMLRRQGAIEVWHDRRIGAGDEFEPEIMQHVENDDIILLLVSPNFLASDYCYDREMLRAMERHEAGEAIVIPVILRACEWHHAPFGKINATPPDGKPITQWPDRDQAFLEVAKAIRKAVEKLEPGAQSVQLNPTVQVQGRLANEATNPRSSNLRLAKQFTERQKDQFRVDSFEFIARYFQNSLAELQDRNDGIEGVFRRVDGNRFTASVYRSGKALARCTIFLGGGFTGNGIAFVHGETDSSNTLNESLSVDADDQSLFLKSFGMSAAINGKQEAKLSQEGAAEHYWAMLIEPLQHN from the coding sequence GTGGCAAGCCTGTTCTTTTCATATTCGCACGCGGACGAAAATCTTCGCGATCAATTGGAAACTCAGCTTGCGATGCTAAGGCGGCAAGGCGCGATTGAGGTTTGGCACGACCGGCGTATCGGTGCAGGCGATGAATTCGAGCCCGAGATCATGCAGCATGTTGAGAACGACGACATCATTCTGCTGCTGGTAAGTCCTAATTTCCTCGCATCAGACTATTGCTATGATCGCGAAATGCTGCGCGCCATGGAGCGCCACGAGGCTGGCGAGGCAATCGTAATTCCCGTAATCCTACGCGCATGCGAGTGGCATCACGCGCCATTCGGTAAGATCAATGCAACGCCTCCGGATGGAAAGCCGATTACGCAGTGGCCAGACCGCGATCAGGCCTTCCTCGAAGTGGCCAAGGCAATCCGAAAAGCGGTCGAGAAGCTCGAGCCTGGCGCCCAGTCCGTTCAACTAAACCCTACTGTTCAAGTGCAAGGTAGGTTGGCGAACGAGGCGACGAATCCGAGGTCCAGCAACCTGCGATTGGCGAAGCAATTTACTGAGAGACAGAAGGATCAGTTTCGCGTCGATAGCTTCGAATTTATCGCTCGGTACTTCCAAAACTCGCTCGCTGAATTGCAGGATCGCAATGACGGAATCGAAGGCGTATTCCGCCGAGTTGATGGAAACCGCTTTACCGCGTCGGTCTATCGAAGTGGCAAAGCACTTGCCCGTTGCACAATTTTCCTGGGCGGCGGGTTCACCGGGAACGGCATAGCTTTCGTTCATGGTGAAACGGATTCCAGCAACACGCTCAACGAATCCCTTTCCGTCGATGCGGACGATCAATCGCTCTTTCTGAAGAGCTTTGGAATGTCTGCTGCGATCAACGGAAAGCAAGAGGCGAAGCTTTCTCAGGAAGGCGCAGCGGAGCATTACTGGGCAATGCTGATCGAGCCACTGCAGCACAATTGA
- a CDS encoding TM0106 family RecB-like putative nuclease translates to MAKVTAAQLYDYIACPHRVALDTFGEIAEREEVSPFVRLLWERGSAFERQVAETLPEETEVIVDLAGEEKLSRTIEAIAARRPVIYGGRIASDGLLGEPDLLILRGNGYIAADIKSGRGETGGDEGDYGSLKPHYAVQVALYTEILEKLGQSSGRIAEIWDIRGERVPYDFSETRTKTGTETWWDFYERVRDEVTLILDGVVETKGALASICGLCHWRAKCKTELVGAGDLSLIPALGRALRDTMSDTIGSVQEFAISDPEAFIEGKKTQFPRLGADRLRLFHQRAQMLTEPEATAFLRAPVELPITDTEIFFDIEADPMRDLVYLHGFVERLRSDPTKETFTAFYAEGVEREHEREAFAGAIDWIKQRPNATLYYYSKYERTEYRKLQQRYPDVCSAEDIEELFTPPRSIDLYYDVVLKATEWPTYNHSIKTLAKHLGFEWRDTDPSGAASIEWFHRWVESGDPAIKQRILDYNEDDCRATAVLLDGIRQLD, encoded by the coding sequence ATGGCCAAGGTGACTGCTGCACAACTTTACGACTACATTGCGTGTCCCCACAGAGTTGCGCTCGATACATTCGGGGAAATCGCCGAACGTGAAGAGGTCAGCCCGTTCGTACGCCTCCTTTGGGAGCGGGGCAGTGCTTTCGAACGGCAGGTCGCTGAAACCCTCCCAGAAGAAACGGAGGTTATCGTGGATTTGGCGGGGGAAGAAAAGCTGAGCCGCACAATCGAAGCAATCGCGGCACGCCGTCCGGTCATCTATGGAGGACGCATCGCGTCGGACGGCCTGCTAGGGGAGCCTGACCTTCTGATCTTGCGTGGTAATGGTTACATCGCGGCTGACATAAAGTCTGGCCGTGGCGAGACCGGCGGCGACGAAGGCGACTATGGATCGCTCAAACCCCACTATGCCGTCCAGGTAGCCCTCTACACAGAGATTCTGGAGAAGCTCGGCCAAAGCTCGGGGCGCATAGCAGAAATATGGGACATTCGAGGCGAGCGTGTCCCATATGATTTTTCCGAAACACGCACGAAGACGGGCACAGAGACTTGGTGGGACTTCTATGAGCGCGTGCGCGACGAGGTCACACTAATTCTTGACGGGGTAGTCGAAACGAAGGGAGCCTTGGCCTCCATTTGCGGGCTTTGCCACTGGCGAGCTAAGTGCAAAACTGAGCTCGTCGGAGCCGGCGATCTTTCTCTCATTCCCGCGCTAGGTCGAGCCCTCCGTGACACAATGTCGGATACCATTGGCTCGGTCCAGGAGTTTGCGATTAGCGATCCTGAGGCCTTCATCGAAGGGAAGAAGACTCAGTTCCCGAGGCTTGGTGCGGACCGGCTGAGACTCTTCCATCAACGAGCGCAAATGCTCACAGAGCCAGAGGCAACAGCTTTCCTGCGCGCTCCAGTTGAGCTTCCGATTACTGACACGGAAATCTTCTTTGACATCGAGGCCGACCCGATGCGTGATCTCGTCTATCTTCACGGATTTGTTGAAAGGCTGCGAAGCGATCCGACGAAAGAAACATTCACCGCCTTCTATGCGGAAGGAGTGGAACGGGAACACGAGCGAGAAGCCTTCGCTGGCGCAATAGATTGGATCAAGCAGCGCCCCAACGCCACGCTTTACTATTATTCGAAGTATGAGCGGACGGAATATCGCAAGCTGCAACAGCGTTATCCGGACGTCTGTTCTGCAGAAGATATCGAAGAGCTCTTCACTCCCCCTCGATCCATCGATCTCTATTATGATGTCGTCCTGAAAGCGACCGAGTGGCCCACCTATAATCACTCGATCAAGACCTTAGCGAAGCACCTCGGCTTTGAGTGGCGGGATACGGATCCTTCAGGAGCCGCATCAATCGAATGGTTTCATCGGTGGGTAGAGAGCGGTGACCCAGCTATCAAGCAGCGTATTCTGGATTACAACGAGGACGATTGCCGAGCTACAGCGGTTTTGCTGGACGGTATTAGGCAACTAGACTGA
- a CDS encoding ATP-dependent endonuclease: protein MQLERARIKNFRSLKDVEVAFGTHTALIGGNGAGKSSILKAIETFYSTSKTCDADDFFGRDQTQPIEIELTFHQLSDHEIAAFEERVRDGKLVVTRIFDQSPSSGRYHGVVPQNPDFVAIRAHAAATPKRAAYNALRENNPVYAGLPTVGSQAAVDQALLDWETNNPEQLELLLDDGQFFGFQNNSRGKLQQHTSFVFIPAVREASVDAADGKASVIGKLLELLVRSQILQRPDVQAFKATMTEAYQALVADDNMPELGALAGTLTNDLQGLYQDAEVSLNWREIGEMPVPLPMADVFLKDDGFGAPVDRQGHGLQRAFIFTLLQHLARATVKEGNEVTVDANVDPDAPGPVVAPAQAPTLILAIEEPELYQHPTKQRHFADVLRGLSSGTLPGVQGHTQIIFGSHSPMFISMGKADEIRLARRAPCADSEFKQCVLQALDLSNVAHKLSVAWDKPPEQFTALTLIPRLHILGPELSEGFFANGVILVEGRSDKAALTATARMMGVNFEAAGIAILSAEGKANLDRPYVIFRELGIPTFILWDCDQQLPEEKRSPATDLALSRLAKPEQQFEAAPTTDLIADCYAHFEKTLELKLKDDLTPDVHAACLAEACEPFGVHPSKDSQKIPDVVYGTLIRAHEEGRESEMLKNLVRAMWRYFRDEEIPDGPEAVAAKAQN, encoded by the coding sequence GTGCAGCTTGAACGTGCGCGCATCAAGAATTTTAGATCACTGAAAGATGTCGAAGTTGCATTCGGCACGCACACAGCACTGATCGGGGGCAATGGTGCGGGCAAATCCTCAATCCTGAAGGCTATAGAGACCTTTTACTCTACGTCGAAGACATGCGATGCCGACGACTTTTTCGGCCGTGATCAGACCCAGCCAATAGAGATCGAACTAACGTTTCACCAACTGAGTGACCATGAGATCGCTGCTTTCGAGGAGCGAGTGCGTGATGGAAAGCTGGTCGTCACAAGAATTTTCGATCAGAGCCCATCAAGCGGCAGGTATCACGGTGTCGTGCCGCAGAATCCCGATTTTGTAGCAATCCGCGCCCACGCTGCCGCTACGCCAAAACGTGCTGCCTACAATGCGCTCCGCGAGAACAATCCAGTCTATGCTGGGCTACCGACAGTCGGAAGTCAGGCGGCGGTCGATCAGGCGCTTCTCGATTGGGAAACAAACAATCCAGAGCAACTCGAATTGCTCCTCGATGATGGTCAGTTTTTTGGCTTCCAAAACAACAGTCGGGGCAAGCTTCAGCAACACACTAGCTTCGTTTTCATCCCTGCCGTCCGAGAGGCGTCTGTAGACGCGGCTGACGGTAAGGCCAGTGTGATCGGAAAACTGCTCGAACTATTGGTGCGAAGTCAAATTCTCCAACGGCCCGACGTTCAAGCTTTCAAGGCAACTATGACTGAAGCGTACCAAGCGTTGGTAGCTGACGACAACATGCCGGAACTTGGCGCACTCGCCGGAACGCTCACCAACGATCTGCAAGGCTTGTATCAGGATGCCGAAGTCTCGTTGAACTGGCGCGAAATTGGCGAAATGCCGGTCCCTCTGCCTATGGCGGACGTATTTCTTAAAGACGATGGTTTTGGCGCTCCTGTCGATCGGCAGGGCCATGGTCTCCAGCGCGCGTTTATTTTCACGCTCCTCCAGCATCTCGCGCGCGCAACTGTAAAGGAAGGTAACGAAGTTACCGTGGATGCAAACGTCGATCCTGATGCGCCTGGGCCGGTTGTTGCACCCGCACAAGCGCCCACTCTGATCTTGGCGATCGAAGAGCCCGAGTTGTACCAGCATCCGACAAAGCAGAGACACTTCGCGGACGTGCTGCGCGGTTTGAGCAGCGGCACGCTCCCAGGCGTGCAAGGTCATACGCAGATAATATTTGGCTCCCATTCGCCTATGTTCATTTCAATGGGCAAAGCTGATGAGATTAGATTGGCACGGCGGGCGCCCTGCGCCGATAGTGAGTTCAAGCAATGCGTATTGCAGGCACTCGACTTGTCGAACGTTGCGCACAAACTCAGTGTGGCCTGGGACAAGCCCCCGGAGCAATTTACTGCCCTCACTCTCATTCCGAGATTGCACATTCTCGGCCCCGAACTTTCCGAAGGCTTTTTTGCGAATGGCGTCATTCTCGTCGAGGGGCGCAGCGATAAGGCGGCGCTCACAGCGACGGCGCGCATGATGGGTGTGAACTTCGAGGCGGCTGGAATCGCCATTCTCTCAGCCGAAGGAAAGGCAAATCTCGACCGTCCGTATGTGATCTTTCGCGAGTTGGGCATCCCAACCTTTATTCTCTGGGATTGTGACCAGCAGTTGCCTGAAGAAAAGCGATCACCCGCAACCGATCTTGCGCTTTCTCGGCTAGCGAAGCCCGAGCAGCAGTTTGAAGCCGCACCGACAACTGATCTGATTGCGGATTGCTACGCCCACTTCGAGAAAACGCTGGAACTGAAACTCAAGGACGATCTTACGCCTGACGTGCACGCGGCATGTCTTGCTGAAGCGTGTGAACCATTTGGAGTCCATCCAAGCAAGGACAGCCAAAAAATACCTGACGTCGTCTATGGAACGCTCATTCGGGCGCATGAAGAGGGTCGTGAGAGCGAAATGCTCAAGAATCTCGTTCGTGCAATGTGGCGCTACTTTCGAGATGAGGAAATTCCAGACGGGCCGGAGGCAGTAGCTGCGAAAGCTCAGAATTAG
- a CDS encoding helix-turn-helix domain-containing protein yields MSIPDTSKTSADPKHRTTIEPITMRVPQACRYLGIGRSTLYVLINEGKIEIIKLGSSTLVLTESLRSLVEKKRKGLNQSTDKAP; encoded by the coding sequence ATGTCGATACCGGACACGAGCAAGACTTCCGCTGACCCTAAGCACCGAACCACCATCGAACCGATCACAATGCGTGTTCCCCAAGCGTGTCGCTATCTAGGGATCGGACGAAGCACTCTCTATGTGCTGATCAACGAGGGTAAGATCGAGATCATTAAGCTCGGCAGTTCGACGCTTGTTCTGACCGAGAGCCTTAGATCTCTTGTCGAGAAAAAACGCAAAGGATTGAATCAATCTACCGACAAGGCTCCTTGA
- a CDS encoding RNA-binding domain-containing protein — protein sequence MTDEVQDRFSELLVEPREDLDVEVKNWLDLKSDENAKANFAKAALALANNGGGIIIIGMTETDEGMVPSEGRPRSLEAYGVDHLNGIIHNYADPAFHCAVHLRSGPDGLLHPIVVIPGGHRVPVRSKRGGPNGQIVKDNSIYIRRPGPRSEVPQSAHDWDTLLARCLSHRRDEMFDQIRALISGAVPEASLETTPDRLTEWSEKSLERWLDLRDGLPVDAPERCPHGYMWYAFEFDGELRELPGAKFSEALRDSEVNLSGWPPFWYPTRFGIRPYPFEGLVECWIGGDNEEGFGNHGAGMADFWRVSPDGFGFFLRGYREDDLSGSRNMPAEPGTWIEVEWPVAITAEVLAYIESLASRLLSGSYSVRLLASYTGMEGRRLYSIGTRYIHHRISRQATISLGSAFDGAMLGPNSNELVHQFLQPFYNVFDFFDLPTSLVTEVMSALRQRKY from the coding sequence ATGACGGACGAAGTGCAGGATCGATTTTCGGAACTACTTGTCGAGCCTCGAGAAGATTTGGACGTCGAAGTCAAAAACTGGCTTGATCTGAAGTCAGATGAGAATGCGAAGGCCAATTTCGCCAAGGCAGCCCTAGCGCTTGCTAACAATGGCGGCGGCATCATCATCATCGGCATGACTGAAACTGACGAAGGGATGGTCCCCTCGGAGGGGCGACCGCGATCCCTCGAAGCTTATGGGGTAGATCATCTAAACGGGATCATTCACAACTACGCTGATCCGGCATTTCATTGCGCTGTTCATCTTCGTTCGGGACCTGACGGGCTGCTCCATCCGATTGTCGTGATACCTGGCGGGCATCGCGTCCCGGTAAGATCCAAGCGCGGCGGCCCAAATGGGCAGATCGTCAAAGACAACAGCATCTATATACGGCGTCCCGGACCACGTAGCGAAGTCCCGCAGTCCGCACATGATTGGGACACTCTATTGGCGCGTTGTTTGTCGCACAGGCGTGATGAAATGTTCGACCAAATTCGGGCACTAATCTCAGGAGCGGTCCCCGAGGCTTCCCTTGAAACGACACCAGATCGACTGACTGAATGGAGCGAGAAATCGTTAGAGCGTTGGCTCGATCTACGAGATGGATTGCCAGTAGATGCACCCGAGCGATGCCCTCATGGTTACATGTGGTACGCATTCGAATTTGATGGAGAATTGCGCGAGCTTCCAGGCGCCAAATTCAGTGAGGCGTTACGCGACTCTGAGGTCAATCTGAGTGGTTGGCCGCCATTTTGGTACCCGACGCGATTCGGTATTCGCCCCTATCCCTTTGAAGGACTGGTAGAATGCTGGATCGGCGGCGACAACGAAGAGGGTTTCGGCAATCACGGAGCCGGAATGGCCGATTTCTGGCGTGTGTCTCCTGACGGTTTCGGCTTCTTCCTACGGGGCTATCGCGAAGATGATCTATCTGGTTCCCGGAATATGCCCGCTGAACCAGGAACGTGGATCGAGGTCGAGTGGCCCGTAGCGATCACAGCTGAAGTCTTGGCGTATATTGAAAGTCTGGCAAGTCGCTTATTGAGCGGCTCCTACAGTGTGAGATTGTTGGCTTCTTACACAGGGATGGAAGGTCGTAGGCTATACAGCATCGGAACCAGATACATTCACCATAGGATTTCCCGCCAAGCGACAATTTCGCTTGGATCAGCGTTCGATGGCGCGATGCTGGGGCCGAACTCAAACGAGCTGGTCCACCAGTTCCTCCAACCGTTCTACAATGTCTTCGATTTCTTCGATCTACCGACATCGCTTGTGACCGAGGTGATGAGTGCACTGCGCCAGCGGAAATATTGA
- a CDS encoding HEPN domain-containing protein — protein sequence MKTDLDHLPPQKQRELERVVQLIFEEFDDAFALARHEWKKAGRILKVILYGSYARGTWVDEPHTAKGYQSDYDLLVIVNDKRLVDRVKYWSKLDDRLMREYGVTKSLKTPVNFIVHTLQEVNDGLAHGRYFFMDVKQDGIALYQSDETELHTPKPKTPQQALAMAQEYFEDWMPSASDFFDGYVDAKARGKFKKAVFDLHQSAERMYHTVLLVCTFYTPHVHNLGFLRTQAERIDARLTYVWPRETKRDRARFEKLKEAYVKARYSKHYRITKEELEWLGEQVEELGRVVHAVCSERLAKLRTETND from the coding sequence ATGAAGACCGACCTTGATCACCTGCCGCCACAGAAGCAGCGCGAGCTGGAACGCGTGGTGCAGCTGATCTTCGAAGAGTTCGACGATGCCTTCGCGCTCGCCAGGCACGAATGGAAGAAAGCCGGGCGCATCCTCAAGGTGATCCTCTACGGCAGCTACGCGCGCGGTACCTGGGTCGATGAGCCGCATACCGCCAAGGGCTATCAGTCGGACTACGACCTGCTCGTTATCGTCAACGACAAGCGGCTGGTCGACCGGGTCAAATACTGGTCGAAGCTCGATGACAGGCTGATGCGCGAATATGGCGTGACCAAGTCGCTCAAGACTCCGGTCAATTTCATCGTGCACACCCTGCAGGAAGTGAACGATGGGCTGGCGCACGGGCGCTACTTCTTCATGGACGTAAAGCAGGACGGGATCGCGCTCTACCAGTCCGATGAAACTGAGCTCCACACGCCCAAGCCCAAGACCCCGCAGCAGGCATTGGCGATGGCGCAGGAGTATTTTGAAGACTGGATGCCGAGCGCATCAGATTTCTTCGACGGCTATGTCGACGCTAAGGCTCGTGGGAAGTTCAAAAAAGCTGTGTTCGATCTGCACCAATCGGCAGAGCGGATGTACCATACAGTTCTCCTTGTGTGCACTTTTTACACACCCCACGTTCACAATCTCGGCTTTCTACGCACCCAAGCTGAACGCATCGACGCGCGTCTCACCTATGTCTGGCCTCGCGAGACCAAACGCGATCGTGCGCGCTTCGAGAAGCTCAAGGAAGCCTACGTCAAGGCGCGCTACTCGAAACACTATCGCATCACGAAGGAAGAACTTGAGTGGCTCGGCGAGCAAGTCGAGGAGCTAGGCCGTGTCGTGCACGCGGTGTGCTCGGAGCGGCTTGCAAAGTTGAGGACTGAAACCAACGACTGA
- a CDS encoding Crp/Fnr family transcriptional regulator: protein MQDMQPSRPRNFCDSCAIRNRAICAELDEREIDLLNTIGRRRTLAAGEQLMWEGDEAVLVANVIEGVLKLSSHSADGKEQILGLVYPSDFLGRPFGETSPYGVEALTEAQICVFERADFDHFAREHPRLEHKLLERTLGELDRTRRWMLLLGRMNAEQKVASFLLEMADRLGNGVAGAQTSLILPVSRQQIADVLGLTIETVSRQLTRLRSAGAIELPSRREIILRDRADLEQRAG from the coding sequence ATGCAGGATATGCAGCCTTCGCGCCCCCGCAACTTTTGCGATAGCTGCGCCATTCGCAACCGGGCGATCTGCGCCGAGCTGGACGAGCGCGAGATCGACCTGCTCAACACCATCGGGCGGCGCCGCACCCTGGCAGCGGGCGAACAGCTGATGTGGGAAGGCGACGAGGCGGTGCTGGTCGCCAATGTGATCGAGGGCGTGCTCAAATTGTCATCGCACTCGGCCGACGGCAAGGAGCAGATCCTCGGCCTCGTCTATCCTTCCGATTTCCTCGGTCGGCCCTTCGGGGAAACCTCACCTTATGGCGTCGAAGCGCTGACCGAGGCGCAGATCTGCGTGTTCGAACGCGCGGACTTCGACCATTTTGCCCGCGAACATCCGCGCCTCGAACACAAATTGCTCGAACGCACGCTCGGCGAACTCGACCGAACCCGGCGCTGGATGCTGCTGCTTGGCCGCATGAATGCCGAACAAAAGGTCGCCAGCTTCCTGCTCGAAATGGCCGACCGACTGGGCAACGGCGTCGCGGGCGCGCAGACCAGCCTGATCCTGCCCGTGTCACGACAGCAGATCGCCGATGTACTCGGCCTCACGATCGAAACGGTCAGCCGTCAATTGACCCGCCTGCGCAGCGCAGGCGCGATCGAACTCCCCTCGCGGCGCGAAATCATCCTGCGCGACCGCGCCGACCTCGAGCAGCGCGCAGGGTAA
- a CDS encoding beta-ketoacyl-ACP synthase III, which translates to MSHDSNLTGRPVISSTGLFTPEGTITNEELVESYNRYVEIFNADNAEAIASGEVEALQPSSVEFIEKASGIKARHVMTKAPILDPEIMAPRLRERSNDELSVMAEIGVKAARQALERAGRDVADVDAVVCAASNMERGYPAMAIEIQQALGIDGFGFDMNVACSSATFGIQTAADYIRSGNARSVLVVSPEITSGHLNWRDRDSHFIFGDVATAVLVEDVAVAPKQHWDILGTRLKTVFSNNIRNNFGFLNRASPEGEGKPDKLFVQEGRKVFKEVVPMVAEMIVTEAERLGIEPQTLRRLWLHQANAGMNRLIAQRVLGHEATPDESPTVLDTYANTSSAGSIIAFHKHNEDLAAGDTGLICSFGAGYSAGAVFVRKVA; encoded by the coding sequence ATGAGTCACGATAGCAATTTAACGGGGCGCCCCGTCATCTCCTCCACCGGGCTGTTCACGCCCGAAGGCACCATCACCAACGAAGAGCTCGTCGAAAGCTACAATCGCTACGTCGAGATATTCAATGCCGACAATGCGGAAGCCATTGCATCGGGGGAAGTCGAAGCGCTTCAGCCGAGTTCGGTCGAATTCATCGAAAAGGCGAGCGGAATCAAGGCGCGCCATGTGATGACCAAGGCGCCCATCCTCGATCCGGAAATCATGGCGCCACGGCTGCGCGAGCGGTCGAACGACGAACTTTCGGTGATGGCGGAAATCGGCGTGAAGGCGGCGCGGCAGGCGCTCGAGCGGGCGGGCCGCGATGTTGCGGATGTCGATGCGGTGGTATGCGCGGCGTCAAACATGGAACGGGGCTATCCGGCAATGGCGATCGAAATCCAGCAGGCGCTGGGCATCGACGGCTTCGGCTTCGACATGAATGTCGCCTGCTCCTCGGCGACCTTCGGCATCCAGACTGCGGCCGACTATATCCGCTCGGGCAATGCCAGGAGCGTGCTCGTGGTCAGCCCGGAGATTACCAGCGGCCATCTCAACTGGCGCGATCGTGACAGCCATTTCATCTTTGGCGATGTGGCCACGGCGGTGCTGGTCGAGGATGTCGCTGTGGCGCCCAAGCAGCATTGGGATATTCTCGGCACGCGGCTGAAGACCGTGTTCTCGAACAACATCCGCAACAATTTCGGCTTCCTCAACCGCGCTTCGCCCGAGGGTGAGGGCAAGCCGGACAAGCTGTTCGTCCAGGAAGGCCGCAAGGTGTTCAAGGAAGTCGTCCCGATGGTGGCCGAGATGATCGTCACCGAAGCCGAGCGGCTGGGCATCGAACCGCAGACGCTGAGGCGGCTGTGGCTGCACCAGGCCAATGCCGGGATGAACCGCCTGATCGCACAGCGCGTCTTGGGCCACGAGGCCACGCCGGACGAGAGCCCGACGGTGCTCGATACCTATGCGAATACGTCGAGCGCGGGTTCGATCATCGCCTTTCACAAGCACAATGAAGACCTTGCCGCGGGCGATACGGGCCTGATCTGCAGCTTCGGCGCGGGCTATTCGGCGGGTGCGGTGTTCGTGCGTAAGGTGGCATAA